The following nucleotide sequence is from Mycobacterium sp. Z3061.
CTGCGCAGCGGGTCGGCGCTCGACGGAGTGGCGGTCTACGGCGCCTACATCGCGGGGTTGACGCTGGTCGTCGGCGCACTGGCGATCCTGACGGCAGCCGCCCGCTCGACAGTGGTCGCCAGGATGCGTGCGGTCCTGCCGTTCGTCAACCGACTCAGCGGTGTCCTCTTGATCCTGGTGGGCGCCTATGTCAGCTATTACGGCGTGTACGAGGTGCGGCTGTTCGGCGCGAACGCCAACCCGGAGGACGCGGTGATCGCCGCCGCAGGCCGCCTGCAGGGCACGGTCGCCGGTTGGGTGCACAGTCACGGCGCCTGGCCCTGGGTGTTCGTGCTGGCGATCGCGCTGGTCGGCGCGCTGGCAGGCACCTGGCGCCGTAGGCGCCGTGGCCGTGACACCACAACCGGTTGTGCATGACACCAATGTAGTGTCATTATGACACTGTGGATTTGCAGCCGTACATCGATACTGTCCGCAACGAGCTGCATCTGGCCGCCTCGGCGGCCGGCGCCGAGGCGCAGGAGCTGGCCGAGCGGCTGACCGCTCCGCTGGAATCCGCGCTGCGGCTAGCGCTGCTGGAAGCCCTGTCGGCGGCCGGCGAGGAGATCACCGGCGAACTGGCCCCGGGTTCGGTCGAACTTCGACTGCGGGGCCGGGATCCGGAGTTCGTCGTCACCACGCCACCCGACAGCTTCGACGACGCCCAAAACGCCCCGCTGGTCCCGTCCTTCGACGACGACGATGACCACGGAGCCACCTGGCGGGTCACCCTCCGACTGCCGGAGCGGTTACGGTCCTCCGTGGAAGCG
It contains:
- a CDS encoding histidine kinase; this encodes MDLQPYIDTVRNELHLAASAAGAEAQELAERLTAPLESALRLALLEALSAAGEEITGELAPGSVELRLRGRDPEFVVTTPPDSFDDAQNAPLVPSFDDDDDHGATWRVTLRLPERLRSSVEAAARRDGASLNSWLVRAAATAAGERNTARPPLRNAHRLTGWAR